The nucleotide sequence ATACACAATCCTTGAACTGATTGGTAGGGCAATTTTCATTTTACTTTCCACTAGTGTCTCAGTATATGTCTTTATTCAATTCCTGCATGCTGAAAAGCGATTGTATCTCTATTTGAATCTCATGCTTGTTTCCGTATCATTGTCGTTGATGGCAATGTATGTTGTCAGTCTGTTTTTTACTTCACGTTCCTCTTTGTTTATGGACTCCTATCTACCTGTATTGTTTGCACCGCTCTTTACCAGTCATATCACCAGCAAGAAACGATTAGGGTTGGTTAGTGCCTTTCTGCTTGCTTGTTATGCAACACTGATGGAACAGTCGAGTCCTATTACATTCTTCTTCGTATTGACCATCAGTGGTGTCTGTCTCTACTTCTTTCGCTATACCATCAAGCGAATTGATGATGTATTCAATTGGTTTTATGCTTGTGTTATCAGTAGTTTTGCTGCCCTTGCCTTGTATATGCTGGAAGCATTGCCACTTCATCAGGTAATGCCTCTTGTAGGTGGTATGATCTTGAATATCACCATCACCTTGGTCTTTCTGGAAGCATTAGTTCCGTTGGGAGAAAAACTCTTCAATATTCCTACAGCGTATCGTCTCAGCGAGCTTGCTTTCAGTGCAAGCCCTGTGCTCGACCGTTTGGAATCAGTAGCACAGGGAACGTACAATCATAGCAGGAACGTTGCTGACCTGAGCTTCAATGCAGCTCGCTCCATTGGAGCAAATGCTATGCTCGCACGAGTAGGAGGGATGTATCATGATATTGGGAAGGCTGATCATCCTGAATACTTCATCGAGAACCAGAGTGGGGATAATAAACATGATGAAATTAAACCATCCCTCTCGGCGGCCATTATCAAGAGTCATGTGAAGCTTGGATTAGAGAAGGGAAGGGAGGCAGGGCTTCCTCAGGAGGTCCTGGATATCATCAGTCAACACCATGGCAATGATATCATCCAATTTTTCTATAATGAGGCAAAGAACCAGGCACAAGCTGCGGGAATGGATGTTAAAGAGGATGACTTTAAATACAATGGGAATCCACCAGCCTTTCCTGAATCTGCCATTGTAATGCTCGCTGATTGCGTGGAAGCTGCCAGCCGGACTTTGAAACGGCCGAACCACTCAAAGTATGAAAAACTGGTACATTCGCTTATCATGGGAAAGTTGGAGAGAGACCAACTCAAGAACAGTCAGCTCTCTCTTACCGATCTTGATCAGATAGAGGATGCGTTTGTGCAAACATTGCTTGGACGCGATCACCGACGTATTGAATATCCCTCAGAGCAGAAAGGATAACCTAGACAATGAATAGATATTATATTGATGTTTCCTATGAAGATGAGCAGTATACCAGACAGGCGCCTTCCCAGTTGGTTGTTGAGCATATGGAAAAAATGCTCGCACTGCTTGGACAACCAAGCTGTGAATGTTCTGTAAGTTTTGTCAGTGATGATACCATTCAGGATCTGAACAGGACGTATCGTGACAAGGACGAACCTACAGATATCCTCTCTTTTGTTCAGGAGGAAGATGTTGAAGATTTTTCTTGGCCTGAAGTACAAGTAGGATTGATTGATGGTCCGCCAGAGGAAATCAGGGTACTGGGAGACATGGTAATCTCTCTTGATGCCTTGAAAAGAAATGCACTATCCTTTAGTGTAGAACCAGATGAAGAGTTGTTTCGCCTCTTGATCCATGGCTTGCTTCATCTTCTTGGTGAAGATCATTCCAGCAATGATGCTGATGAGCCGATGTTGATCAAGCAAGAGGAACTTCTCCATCAATTGAGGGGGAGCAAACGTTGAGCTTGCCATGGAAAAGTCTGTTCAAGAAACGCTCTGACAATCGTGAGGAACGATTTAAGGCAGAGTTGGAAGAACGGCAGACGATGATCGAGGGCATTCAGGAACTGAGGGATAAGACGGTTAAGGAGATTATGATTCCCCGAGTCGATGTCCAGTTTATCAGTAGTGATATCACCATTGATGAGTTGTATGGGATTATTCAGGAACAAGGGTACTCCCGTTATCCAGTATATGAGCAGACAATAGACAATATTGTTGGTGTTTTATATGCTAAGGATATTATCCGTAATGGCATAGACAATGTGTTCGATGCCAAGACGCTGATGAGACAGCCATACTTCATTCCTGAAAGCAAGCATCTTGATGATTTGCTCAGAGAATTCAAATTGAGAAAGGTCCATATCGCCATTGCCATTGATGAGTACGGCGGTGTGAGCGGGATTGTGTGTATGGAAGATATTCTGGAGGTCATTGTTGGTGATATCCAGGATGAATTTGATGATGACGAAGATGATGGAATGCGTAAGTTAGATGACAATACGTTTGTTGTCGATGCAAGAACTTCCATTGAAGATTTGAATGAATCAGTAGGCTTGCATCTATCAGAAGAGGAGTATGAAACAGTGGGAGGCTATGTCTTTGAGCTGTTTGGGAGAATCCCACTCAAGGATGAGTCTGTTGAGGATGACGAGGCTATTTTTACTGTTGAAGATATTGATGGCCATAAGATCAACCAGTTGAAATTGGTTGTTAAAACATAATATATATACGTTGACCCTTGTAGAAGGAAAACAGTATATTAATATCGATACACAATTATATTTCCCGGAGGAAACAAACAATGAAAATTGCAATTAATGGTTTCGGAAGAATTGGACGCAATGTTTTCAAGATCGCTTTTGAAGACAAGGACATCGAGATTGTAGGCATCAATGACCTTACTGATCCCAAGACCTTGGCCCACCTTCTGAAATACGACTCCACCTACGGAGTATACTCCAAGAGCGTCGAAGTAACAGAGAATGCTATCGTCGTTGATGGAAAAAACATTCCTGTTTTTGCAGTACGTTCTCCAAGCGAACTTCCTTGGAAGGAGCTTGGTGTTGATGTAGCAATCGAATCCACTGGTGTTTTCTCTGTTGCTGAAGGCCCAAAGGGTGGTTACAAGGATCATATCAAGGCTGGAGCAAAAAAAGTCATCCTTACCGTTCCTGCTAAGGACCAGATTGATCAGACCGTTGTTTGTGGTGTCAATGACGATGCTATCGACCACAGCCTTCTCGCATATTCCAATGCAAGTTGCACCACCAACTGCTTGGCTCCTATCGTAAAGGTCCTCAATGACAACTTTGGCATTGAAGAGGGTTTGATGACCACTGTCCATGCTTACACCAACGACCAGGTAATGCTTGACCAGCCCCACAAGGATTTGAGAAGAGCAAGAGCTGGTGCACTTTCCATCATTCCTACCACCACTGGTGCAGCCAAGGCTGTAAGTTTGGTTATCCCTGAGATGAAGGGCAAGCTCAATGGTATGGCAATGCGTGTTCCAACCCCAACCGGATCAGTTGTTGACCTTGTAGTAACCTTGAAGAAGGATGCATCAGTTGAGGATGTGAAGGCAGCAATGAAGAAAGCTAGTGAGGGCGCCATGAAGGGTATTCTTCAATACACTGAGGATCCAATTGTTTCCCGCGATATCGTAGGCAATACCCACTCCTCAATCCTTGATGCTGATCTTACCATGAAAATGGGTGAGAAGATGTTCAAGGTTATCAGCTGGTATGACAATGAAATGGGTTACTCCAACCGCGTTGTTGACCTTGCAAAGAAGCTGGTTAAATAATATTGTGTTACTGTGAATGTCAGGCCTGTTTCTACAGGCCTGATTTCCTTGCTAACGATTACCATCGAAAAATAGAGGAAAGCTATGATTCTAAATACCATTCGAGAGTGTGATTTTTCAGGCAAGAAAGCCTTGATTCGTGTAGATTTCAACGTACCCATCAAGGATGGCGTGGTTACTGATGATACACGCATAAGAGCTGCTCTTCCTACCCTTAAGTACCTGTTGGATAACGGTGCATCACTTGTGGTCATGAGCCACCGTGGACGACCAAAAGGGAAGAAAAACCCTGAATTCTCCATGGCACCAATTGCAAAGCGTTTCAGTGAATTGCTGGGTAAAGATGTCCAACTTGCAAATGACGTGATCGGTGAAGAGGTTTCTGGACAGGTTGCTTCAATGAAAGCTGGTGATGTTCTTTTACTGGAGAATGTCCGTTTCTACAGCGAAGAAGAGGGCAACGATCCCGATTTTGCAAAGAATCTTGCTTCCTTGGGTGATGTGTATGTGAATGATGCTTTTGGAACGGCCCACCGAGCCCATGCTTCCACCGAAGGGGTGTCACATTATCTACCTTCATATGCAGGCTTCCTTATTGAAAAAGAAGTTAAGTTTATGGCGCCACTCTTGAGCAATCCTGAGAAACCTTTTGTTGCCATCATTGGAGGTTCGAAGGTTTCCAGTAAGATCAGCGTCTTGGAAAGCTTGGTACGGACTTGTGATACGATTGTCATCGGTGGTGGAATGGCGTATACATTCCTTTCCGTCCAGGGTCACACCATCGGAAAGAGTCTAGTTGAGGAAGAGTACAAGGATGTTGCTTCTTCTTTCCTGGCAAAGGCAAAGGAGAAGGGTGTACAGGTAATCCTCCCTGTTGACCATCTCTGTGGTGCTGAGTTCAAGGAGGATGCAGAGGCTGTCAGCGTTGATTCCACTGATATTCCTGAGAACTTGATAGGTATGGATATTGGACCAAAGACCATCTCAATGATTGTTGATGCTGTCACCAAGGCAAAGAGTGTTGTTTGGAACGGTCCTATGGGCGTATTTGAGTTCGATGCGTTCGCTGAGGGAACCCTTACTGTTGCCAAAGCACTTGCAGAGAGCCAAGCTACTTCCGTTGTCGGCGGTGGGGACTCTGTTGCAGCTATCAATAAGTTTAACTTGGCAGATAAGATCAGTCACGTAAGTACCGGTGGCGGTGCTTCACTCGAGTTCCTTGAAGGAAAGGTCCTTCCAGGAATCAAGGCATTGGAGAAATAAGATGAGAAAACCCTATATCGCTGGAAACTGGAAAATGAATATGACTCCAAGTGAAGGTGCGGCCTTCGCTAAGGAGCTTGCAAAGGCAGTGGAAGGAACCAACACAAAAGTGATGGTTGCTCCTCCTTACGTTACAATCCCCGCAGTGCTTGAAGCACTCAAGGGCTCTGAGATTATCGTTGCTGCACAGAACATGAGCGACAACTTGAAAGGCGCATTTACTGGAGAAGTGAGTGCAACTATGCTCAAGGATCTCGGTGTTACCAACGTTATTCTTGGACACAGTGAAAGACGTGCTCTTTATGGTGAAACTGATGCTTTCATCAACAGAAAGGTATTGCTTGCACTCGCTGAGGGTATGGAAGTTGACCTGTGTATCGGTGAGACCTTGGAAGAACGAGAGGCCGGCAAACTTGAAGAAGTATTGAGCCGTCAGGTAGAGGAAGGTCTCAAGGGTGTATCTGCTGAGCAGATGCAACACATCACGTTAGCCTACGAACCAGTTTGGGCTATTGGGACAGGAAAGACTGCAACCCCTGAAGATGCTGATGCTGCACATGCTTATGTTCGTAGTCTTGTTGAAAAACTCTACAATAAGGGTGTTGCAGAAGAGCTGATTATACAGTATGGTGGTTCAGTGAAGGCTTCGAATGTGAAAGCCTTGATGTCTAAAGAGCATATCGATGGCGCACTGGTTGGTGGTGCCTCCCTTTCCGTGGAGCAGTTCCTTCCGATTGTGAACTTTGATAAGTAAGTATTCGGAGTAAAGAGAAAATGGGTGTTTTGAGCATTATTCTGTTGGTATTATTTGTCGTCGTCAGTCTTCTGTTGATTTTCCTTGTCGCTGTACAGGATGAGCAAAGTGAAGGCCTGGGCGGAATTTTTGGTGGTGGAAGCAATACTGCCTTTGGGTCTCACACAAGCAGTGTGGTTACCAAGGCTACAGGGACGCTTGCAGTCTTGTTCTTGGTATTGGCCCTTTTGGTGGCTTTCGTGAACAAATCGCCATCACAGGATGAGTTGCTCGATTCCGTCACCACGGAACAGGTTCAACAGACTACCGATTGGTGGACAAGTGGCGAAGGTACAGCAGCAGCTGAAACAGCTACTGAAGCTAACTAGGACGGTCGCTGTTCCAATAACTATCGACTACCGGCCGCAGACATGCGGTCGGTTGCTGTTTCAAGGGAGTGTCTATGAAAGTTTGCGTATTATATGCACCAGCGTCGAAGGGAAATGATAAAATGAAGGCAATCGCCAATGCGTTGTCGGAAGGTATCGCTTCCCAAGGTCATATGGTGGATGTATTCGATATGTCCCTCGAAGCGGGAAAAATTGTCTCTTTTTATGATTATCTAATCATTGGGACCGAAACCCTTACGTTCTTTGGTGGAAAAATACCAAACACTGTTTCTGGTTTCCTAAAAACAGCCGGCAGCATTTCTGGTAAGCGATGCATGGCTTTCATCACCAAAGGGGGTGTTCGATCCATGAAAACACTCCAGACGTTGATGAAGACAATGGAGAGGGAAGGGATGTTCCTGAAGAAAAGTGAGATAGTCAACAAGATTGATCTTGCTCGCGCTGTCGGTAAACATGTGAAAATCTGATTGATTCCCCTTTCTGTTGTTAGTACCTTATGAGAAGATATCCTTAGGAGTTGTTATATGAAACGTAGAATTAGTGTTTTGGCTGTCATTCTGCTCATCGGCACGATGGCCTTTGCTGCAACAATTGGTGCCCCTGCCGCAACAGTTAGGCTTACCAAGACCACACCCATCAGCATGGCAAATCTTGAAGCAGAGGTAGCACAGTACAAGGCAAGTGCAGCAGAGCAGGGAGAAGACCCTGAGAGTGTTGACCCTCTGCAGGTATTGAATCTTCTGATCAACAATGAACTGTTTCGTCAGGGTGCCGCCCGTGATGGTGTTAAGATAACTGATGCAATGGTAGACAGTGCATATGATTCACAGAAGGCCAATCTAGAAGCTTCTTCTGGGCAGGCATTCAGTGATGCGCAATTCGACCAGATTATTTCCAACAACTTTGGTTCCGTTGAAGCATACCGCAAAGCAATTCAGGAACAGTTGATGGTTGACTCCTATGTACGTATGAAGAAAGCCGATATGCTTGGTGCCAAGGTCCAGATATCTGACGCTGAAGTTAGCTCTTTCTATCGCAAGAATAAGACTCGTTTTGTCAGTCCTGAAACAGTGAAACTGAGTCATATCTATATCCCTTTCACCAATGACTCCCAGAAAGACTTACAGAATAAGACGCTCCTCGAACGTGTTGCAAGAGACATCAAGAGTGGATCTCTCTCATTTGAGAAAGCAGTGGTTCAGTACTCAGAAGATACTCAGAGCAAGAATAAGGCTGGAGATATTGGTTGGCTGACCATGGATAATACTGAAGCGCTTGCAGGTCTTGGAGATGTTTTCTTCGACGTCGCATTCACTACAGATGTAGGAAATGTCAGTGATGTAGTAACCAGCAATACTGGATACCATATCCTGAAGATTCTTGCGTACAATGATACCAAGATTCTTCAGTTGGAGGATCAGATCAGTCCAACGACTTCCACTACAGTAGAACAGTACATCAGAAGTGAACTTGCTGCCGCGAAGCAACAATCGAATTACTATGCAGCGATCAACAGCCTGGTGGATGATTTAAGAAAATCTGCCACTGTAAACATTTTGTATAAATAGCATGAAAACACGACATAAAGCACGCGAATTAGCGCTACAAACTCTCTATGCAATGGACTTCAACCATATTCTTACTTTGGAATCCATGCCGTACATCTTCAGTGGTATTACTGATGAAGAATATAGCTTGCTCGAGGATGATGTAAAACTCTATGGTATGTATCTTGTAAAAGGTACATTGGAAAATCTTGAGAAGATTGATGAATCGATCAGTAAGTTTTCACTCAATCGTCCTCTCGAGCGGATTGATATTGTTGACAGGAATATTCTGAGAATGAGTGTTTTCTGCCTCATGTTTGGGGATATCCATCCTCATATCATCATTGACGAAGCGGTTAAGCTGAGTCAAGATTTCTCTACTGAAGTAAATTATAAGTTCATCAACGGGATTCTGGATGCAATGCAGAAACAGGTTTTCCCAATTCAGGAGCAACATACCGATGATTCGTTTAAAGACTGAAGCACAAATTGCGGGCATAAGAGAGGCTTGTCATCTCACAGCTGAACTTATGCATAACCTCTCCTCTTATATACAGGAAGGAATGTCCACTTTTGACATAGACCAGTACTGTTACCAGTTTATTGTGAATCATAAGGGAGTTCCTGCATTCCTTCATTATGAGGGGTTTCCTGCGACAGCCTGTATTTCAGTCAATGAGGAGGTGATCCATGGGATTCCTTCAAAAACACGAATTATCAAGGAAGGGGACCTGGTTGATGTTGATTTGGGTATAAATATGAACGGGCACTTTTCTGACATGGCCAGAACATTCATCGTAGGGAAGACCAAGGATGAATACAAAATGCTCTGCGATGTTACAGAAGAGAGCCTGCGTCTCGGTATTGAGGCTGCTTCACAAAAAGGGGCTCGAATCCAGGATATTGGCTCTGCAGTCTACAAACATGCCAGAAAGCATGGATATGGAGTTGTGAGAGACTACTGTGGTCATGGTGTCGGTCTTGACGTACATGAGGAGCCTGAGATTCCAAACTACACCAGCTCCTATTTGCCAAACCCGCGTATTCGGGAGGGAATGGTCCTCGCCATTGAGCCTATGATCAACTTGGGAACCCAAAAAGTAAGACTTCTTTCCAATGATTGGACAGTCGTTACAGCAGACGGGTTGCCATCTGCACATTTTGAGGATACTGTTGCTATTACTAAACACGGCTTGGAAGTTCTGACGGTTTTCTAGTTCCTGGGGGTCTTTTCTATGGTAATTAAAGAGTTCATTACATGCGACGATATTCGTGACAGTGCACTGAAGCTAGCGCATCAGATGTACAAGGAAGACCATTTCGTCCCGGATATCATTTATGCTTCACTCAGGGGTGGTGCCTATATGGCAAACGTCTTCAGTGAATATTACAAGATGGTACGTATCAGAGAACAGGGAAGACCCGTTTTCTATGCTGCCGTTGTGGCCCGTTCCTATGGGTATCTAC is from uncultured Sphaerochaeta sp. and encodes:
- a CDS encoding HDIG domain-containing metalloprotein, with the protein product MIKKMQISERKQKKREVQQQLSLILMVLTVFLAMVVPLLSTHSSGSGLKDLGLQYIEGELSSEDIFATSSFQYVDEEQTQKLIDQRMQEILPYFSYSLRSSTITSRRLENFLALFHQGNKDFNSFLEQKSLTDERNVVQRIAGLAPNQQELLLQALEETGSYVLEQGLFDEKEVNTVRSQGYDEVLVRNSLLQQESSEPSVLTIDTLLTNKNLPSQLSSLLKPYELIDSQFQPYLVLDALEMLLDPNVDYEAVETLALREEAAAEIPEQVITIERGEKIIAKDTVVTSSQIDLLQLMGSNSFQYTILELIGRAIFILLSTSVSVYVFIQFLHAEKRLYLYLNLMLVSVSLSLMAMYVVSLFFTSRSSLFMDSYLPVLFAPLFTSHITSKKRLGLVSAFLLACYATLMEQSSPITFFFVLTISGVCLYFFRYTIKRIDDVFNWFYACVISSFAALALYMLEALPLHQVMPLVGGMILNITITLVFLEALVPLGEKLFNIPTAYRLSELAFSASPVLDRLESVAQGTYNHSRNVADLSFNAARSIGANAMLARVGGMYHDIGKADHPEYFIENQSGDNKHDEIKPSLSAAIIKSHVKLGLEKGREAGLPQEVLDIISQHHGNDIIQFFYNEAKNQAQAAGMDVKEDDFKYNGNPPAFPESAIVMLADCVEAASRTLKRPNHSKYEKLVHSLIMGKLERDQLKNSQLSLTDLDQIEDAFVQTLLGRDHRRIEYPSEQKG
- the ybeY gene encoding rRNA maturation RNase YbeY encodes the protein MNRYYIDVSYEDEQYTRQAPSQLVVEHMEKMLALLGQPSCECSVSFVSDDTIQDLNRTYRDKDEPTDILSFVQEEDVEDFSWPEVQVGLIDGPPEEIRVLGDMVISLDALKRNALSFSVEPDEELFRLLIHGLLHLLGEDHSSNDADEPMLIKQEELLHQLRGSKR
- a CDS encoding hemolysin family protein; the encoded protein is MSLPWKSLFKKRSDNREERFKAELEERQTMIEGIQELRDKTVKEIMIPRVDVQFISSDITIDELYGIIQEQGYSRYPVYEQTIDNIVGVLYAKDIIRNGIDNVFDAKTLMRQPYFIPESKHLDDLLREFKLRKVHIAIAIDEYGGVSGIVCMEDILEVIVGDIQDEFDDDEDDGMRKLDDNTFVVDARTSIEDLNESVGLHLSEEEYETVGGYVFELFGRIPLKDESVEDDEAIFTVEDIDGHKINQLKLVVKT
- the gap gene encoding type I glyceraldehyde-3-phosphate dehydrogenase encodes the protein MKIAINGFGRIGRNVFKIAFEDKDIEIVGINDLTDPKTLAHLLKYDSTYGVYSKSVEVTENAIVVDGKNIPVFAVRSPSELPWKELGVDVAIESTGVFSVAEGPKGGYKDHIKAGAKKVILTVPAKDQIDQTVVCGVNDDAIDHSLLAYSNASCTTNCLAPIVKVLNDNFGIEEGLMTTVHAYTNDQVMLDQPHKDLRRARAGALSIIPTTTGAAKAVSLVIPEMKGKLNGMAMRVPTPTGSVVDLVVTLKKDASVEDVKAAMKKASEGAMKGILQYTEDPIVSRDIVGNTHSSILDADLTMKMGEKMFKVISWYDNEMGYSNRVVDLAKKLVK
- a CDS encoding phosphoglycerate kinase produces the protein MILNTIRECDFSGKKALIRVDFNVPIKDGVVTDDTRIRAALPTLKYLLDNGASLVVMSHRGRPKGKKNPEFSMAPIAKRFSELLGKDVQLANDVIGEEVSGQVASMKAGDVLLLENVRFYSEEEGNDPDFAKNLASLGDVYVNDAFGTAHRAHASTEGVSHYLPSYAGFLIEKEVKFMAPLLSNPEKPFVAIIGGSKVSSKISVLESLVRTCDTIVIGGGMAYTFLSVQGHTIGKSLVEEEYKDVASSFLAKAKEKGVQVILPVDHLCGAEFKEDAEAVSVDSTDIPENLIGMDIGPKTISMIVDAVTKAKSVVWNGPMGVFEFDAFAEGTLTVAKALAESQATSVVGGGDSVAAINKFNLADKISHVSTGGGASLEFLEGKVLPGIKALEK
- the tpiA gene encoding triose-phosphate isomerase, which translates into the protein MRKPYIAGNWKMNMTPSEGAAFAKELAKAVEGTNTKVMVAPPYVTIPAVLEALKGSEIIVAAQNMSDNLKGAFTGEVSATMLKDLGVTNVILGHSERRALYGETDAFINRKVLLALAEGMEVDLCIGETLEEREAGKLEEVLSRQVEEGLKGVSAEQMQHITLAYEPVWAIGTGKTATPEDADAAHAYVRSLVEKLYNKGVAEELIIQYGGSVKASNVKALMSKEHIDGALVGGASLSVEQFLPIVNFDK
- the secG gene encoding preprotein translocase subunit SecG, yielding MGVLSIILLVLFVVVSLLLIFLVAVQDEQSEGLGGIFGGGSNTAFGSHTSSVVTKATGTLAVLFLVLALLVAFVNKSPSQDELLDSVTTEQVQQTTDWWTSGEGTAAAETATEAN
- a CDS encoding peptidylprolyl isomerase, which codes for MKRRISVLAVILLIGTMAFAATIGAPAATVRLTKTTPISMANLEAEVAQYKASAAEQGEDPESVDPLQVLNLLINNELFRQGAARDGVKITDAMVDSAYDSQKANLEASSGQAFSDAQFDQIISNNFGSVEAYRKAIQEQLMVDSYVRMKKADMLGAKVQISDAEVSSFYRKNKTRFVSPETVKLSHIYIPFTNDSQKDLQNKTLLERVARDIKSGSLSFEKAVVQYSEDTQSKNKAGDIGWLTMDNTEALAGLGDVFFDVAFTTDVGNVSDVVTSNTGYHILKILAYNDTKILQLEDQISPTTSTTVEQYIRSELAAAKQQSNYYAAINSLVDDLRKSATVNILYK
- the nusB gene encoding transcription antitermination factor NusB, producing the protein MKTRHKARELALQTLYAMDFNHILTLESMPYIFSGITDEEYSLLEDDVKLYGMYLVKGTLENLEKIDESISKFSLNRPLERIDIVDRNILRMSVFCLMFGDIHPHIIIDEAVKLSQDFSTEVNYKFINGILDAMQKQVFPIQEQHTDDSFKD
- the map gene encoding type I methionyl aminopeptidase, which codes for MIRLKTEAQIAGIREACHLTAELMHNLSSYIQEGMSTFDIDQYCYQFIVNHKGVPAFLHYEGFPATACISVNEEVIHGIPSKTRIIKEGDLVDVDLGINMNGHFSDMARTFIVGKTKDEYKMLCDVTEESLRLGIEAASQKGARIQDIGSAVYKHARKHGYGVVRDYCGHGVGLDVHEEPEIPNYTSSYLPNPRIREGMVLAIEPMINLGTQKVRLLSNDWTVVTADGLPSAHFEDTVAITKHGLEVLTVF